A region from the Metarhizium brunneum chromosome 7, complete sequence genome encodes:
- the EIF3D gene encoding Eukaryotic translation initiation factor 3 subunit D has translation MADSLDYVKVCESCPPGDGWGPSVTSETTLNGVPYAPFSKGDKLGRMADWTAEGKDRDRGRSQYNRNYRDQQAYGASHAVSFNAPPAEDESTFSIVSNTRDSTKSRYGRGAVFTRGGRGQRGGRGDSRGGRGQFQRSGGGRQGYDRGGRSNTGARGRRFGWKDYDKPARNRDASINIKADWELLEEIDFNRLAKLNLDADDGEDLENYGFLYYYDRSFDKQPVKGAEKKLTAIDRAAYNVTTSSDPVIQELAEKDEATIFATDTILSMLMCAPRSVYPWDIVIVRQGNKLFLDKRDNATLDMVTVNENAADAPLDAADGGKESINQPPALAEEATYINHNFANQVVNESETSKVDMSHANPFYNSSEDADPPASKAYKYRKFDLSTNEEEPVYLVVRTEVDAVQKGAAGGEDQLVTIRALNEFDSKAQGSGGALDWRSKLVTQRGAVVATEMKNNSCKLARWTVQSILSKSDIMKLGFVSRVNPRSNDKHVILGVVGWKPRDFANQMNLSLSNGWGIVRTIADMCLKREEGKFVLVKDPNKSILRLYEVPAGSLDEDDDHEDEQEGEQEGEDNE, from the exons ATGGCCGACTCTCTCGACTACGTGAAGGTTTGCGAAAGCTGCCCCCCGGGCGACGGCTGGGGCCCATCAGTCACTTCCGAAACGACCCTAAATGGCGTGCCCTATGCGCCTTTCTCCAAAGGCGACAAGTTGGGCCGTATGGCCGACTGGACTGCTGAAGGCAAGGATCGTGATCGTGGCCGATCTCAGTACAATAGAAACTATAGAG ACCAACAAGCATACGGTGCCAGTCATGCCGTCAGCTTCAACGCTCCtcccgccgaggacgagtcTACCTTCTCCATCGTCAGCAACACCAGAGATTCCACGAAATCACGATATGGCCGCGGAGCCGTGTTCACCAGAGGAGGCCGTGGCCAGCGTGGCGGTCGTGGTGATAGCCGTGGCGGACGAGGCCAATTCCAGCGCTCTGGAGGCGGCCGACAGGGCTACGACCGAGGTGGCCGGTCTAATACTGGTGCCCGAGGCCGTCGCTTTGGCTGGAAGGACTACGATAAGCCTGCTCGCAACCGCGATGCCAGCATTAACATCAAGGCTGACTGGGAGTTGCTCGAGGAGATTGATTTCAACCGCCTGGCTAAGCTGAACTTGGACGCTGATGATGGAGAGGACCTTGAGAACTATGGCTTCCTCTACTACTACGACCGCTCGTTTGACAAGCAACCCGTGAAGGGGGCTGAGAAGAAGCTTACAGCCATCGACCGAGCCGCTTACAACGTCACCACTTCTTCCGATCCAGTCATCCAGGAGCTCGCCGAGAAGGACGAGGCCACCATTTTCGCCACTGACACTATCTTGTCCATGCTCATGTGCGCTCCTCGCTCCGTCTATCCCTGGGACATTGTCATTGTGCGCCAGGGCAACAAGctcttcctcgacaagcGTGACAATGCGACTCTCGACATGGTTACCGTCAATGAGAATGCCGCCGACGCGCctctcgacgccgccgacggtgGCAAGGAGAGCATCAACCAGCCCCCTGCCCTTGCCGAGGAGGCCACCTACATCAACCACAATTTTGCCAACCAGGTGGTGAACGAGAGCGAGACCTCCAAGGTCGACATGAGCCACGCCAACCCCTTCTACAACTCATCCGAGGACGCCGACCCACCTGCGAGCAAGGCCTACAAGTACAGAAAATTCGATCTCTCTACCAACGAGGAGGAGCCCGTGTACCTGGTTGTCCGTACCGAGGTCGATGCCGTTCAGAAGGGCGCcgctggcggcgaggaccaACTCGTCACCATCCGGGCCCTCAACGAGTTCGACAGCAAGGCTCAAGGCAGTGGCGGCGCCCTGGACTGGAGGAGCAAGCTCGTCACCCAGCGTGGTGCCGTCGTAGCTACCGAGATGAAGAACAACAGCTGCAAGCTGGCCAGGTGGACCGTTCAGAGTATCCTATCCAAGTCTGACATTATGAAGCTTGG ATTTGTCTCGCGCGTCAACCCCCGCTCCAACGACAAGCACGTCatcctcggcgtcgtcggctgGAAGCCCCGCGACTTCGCCAACCAGATGAACCTGTCCCTCTCCAACGGCTGGGGTATCGTCCGCACCATTGCCGACATGTGCCTCAAGCGCGAGGAGGGCAAGttcgtcctcgtcaaggACCCCAACAAGTCCATTCTCCGACTCTACGAAGTCCCCgccggcagcctcgacgaggacgacgatcacgaggacgagcaggagggcgagcaggagggcgaggacaaCGAGTAA